From Saccharibacillus brassicae:
GGGACGTGCCTCCGTAGCTGATAAACGGCAGCGTGATACCGGTGATCGGCATGATGCCGATGTTCATGCCCACATTTTCGAAAATCTGATACAGGAACATCGCCACGATGCCCACGATAATGAACGGACCGGCGCGGTCGCGGCATTCCAGGGCGATCACGATCATGCGGTGAATCAAGATGAAGTACAGCAGCAGCAGAAACGCCATGCCGACAAAGCCGAACTCTTCGCCGACCACCGTGATGATGGAATCGGCATACGTATACGGCACTTTTTTCGACAGATCGCCGTTCATATACCCTTTGCCCAGCATGCCTCCGCTCGCAATCGCTTCAAGCGCGTTTTTGGCATGGTAGCTGTCTTCGGCCGCGTCGGGCAGCAGAATCGGATCGAGACGCGTCAGGTAGTGACTCTGCTCCGGCATGTTTTTCTCCATAAAAGTCACGATGTCCGCATGGTACGTCTGATACGCCGTCGTCCCTCCGTACAGACCGCCTCCGGCCAGCACGATAAAGATCAGCGCATGCGTATACTTCACGTTGCCGATCCACAGCAGCGCCGCCACGATGATCGCGTAGCAGAGGGCGTTGCCGAGGTCGTTTTGCACGATGACGATCATGAACGGAATGAGCGCGACCAGCCCGATCGGCACGACGTCTTTCCAAAAGCGCAGCTTCTCCCGCTGTTTGCGGACGAGAAAAGCGCCGATACCGATAATGAGGACGAGCTTGAACACTTCGGCCGGCTGGATGCTGACCCCGACGTTGATCCAGCCGCGCGCTCCGTTGATGACGACGCCGAGCGGCGACCAGACGAGCATCAGCATGCCAATCCCGAACACGTACAAATAAGGCGCGTACTTGATCAACAGACGGTAATTGAAAAAAGTCATCGCGACCACGAGCAGGAAGCCTAGCACGTAGTACGGAACCATTTTGGTGGCGGAATTGACGATATTGGCATCGGACGAGTCCACGACCGCACTGTGAATGACCGCAATCGAAATGCCCGCGAACATCAGCAGAATGACGATGATCGTCCAATCGATGTTTTTGATCTTGCCCAGCATTGCCGCAGCCTCCCCGTTAACACGCCCGGGCCGGTTGGGGCGCCGCGTGTCGGTAGATTTCAGAACCGTTGATCGCCTTGCACGTTCACGTCATGCGGACTTCGCGCTTACGCTTTGCCCGAACGTCCCATTCTCGACAGCGCGCCGCGCATGGCCTGCATGCCGCCGCCGTCGTCGTTTTTGGAATCTTTGATGTCCGAGAACTCGTCCTTGGCGGCGTCTTCCCGCGTGCACGCCCGGATGCTCATAACGACGCCGATGCTCGCCATATTGATCAGCAGCGACGTGCCGCCGTAGCTGATAAACGGCAGCGTGATTCCCGTCAGCGGCATCAGGCCGATAAACATGCCGATATTTTCGAAAATCTGGTACATGAACATCGCCACGATGCCCACGATAATGTACGACCCGACCCGGTTCCGGCATTCCAGCGCGATGACGATCATCCGATGGATCATAATAAAGTACAGGACGAGCAGCAGCGAGATGCCGACGAAGCCGAATTCCTCGCCGATCACGACGATGATGGAGTCCGAATACGTATACGGCACGAGCGACCCGTTCGGGTTCTGCACCATT
This genomic window contains:
- a CDS encoding FtsW/RodA/SpoVE family cell cycle protein → MLGKIKNIDWTIIVILLMFAGISIAVIHSAVVDSSDANIVNSATKMVPYYVLGFLLVVAMTFFNYRLLIKYAPYLYVFGIGMLMLVWSPLGVVINGARGWINVGVSIQPAEVFKLVLIIGIGAFLVRKQREKLRFWKDVVPIGLVALIPFMIVIVQNDLGNALCYAIIVAALLWIGNVKYTHALIFIVLAGGGLYGGTTAYQTYHADIVTFMEKNMPEQSHYLTRLDPILLPDAAEDSYHAKNALEAIASGGMLGKGYMNGDLSKKVPYTYADSIITVVGEEFGFVGMAFLLLLYFILIHRMIVIALECRDRAGPFIIVGIVAMFLYQIFENVGMNIGIMPITGITLPFISYGGTSLLINMASMGIVMSIHVHNQEVIEMEDRLQTDHLDEADKKAGRKERGFKLPSFGANRTRASRGESE